In Melanotaenia boesemani isolate fMelBoe1 chromosome 16, fMelBoe1.pri, whole genome shotgun sequence, the following proteins share a genomic window:
- the fgfr2 gene encoding fibroblast growth factor receptor 2 isoform X3 yields MGSVSRGRWRRGVWGAPSPTNGMASWAWLLAAVLLSLLTVSVARPPLTAIKEEEATLEPEEASNKYQISKPTVCSVHPGEVLKLSCPLPATGPITWTKDGSSLGTNNRTLIKQEVLQIRDATPKDSGLYACTSLGKDTVCFIVNVTDAISSGDDEDDTERSEDTGADEMQSSAPYWTSSAKMEKKLHAVPAASTVKFRCAAGGNPKPTLDWLKNGRPFHQGDRMGGYKVRPQHWTLIMESAVPSDKGNYTCLVKNDFGSINHTYTLDVVERSPHRPILQAGLPANTTVHVGEDARFVCKVYSDAQPHIQWLKHIMQNGSRLGPDGHPYVRVLKRSGINSSDVEILTLTNVTAEDAGEYICKASNYIGEASQSGWLTVISAIEKSPDTLSPDYAEIAIYCAGVFIIACMVGIVVVCRMRNTAKKPDFGGQPAVHKLTKQIPLRRQVTVSADSSSSMNSSTPLVRITTRRSSAHDEPIPEYDLPEDPRWEFSRDRLTLGKPLGEGCFGQVVMAEALGIDKDKPKEAVTVAVKMLKDDATEKDLSDLVSEMEMMKMIGKHKNIINLLGACTQDGPLYVIVEYASKGNLREYLRARRPPGMEYSYDITRVSDEQLTFKDLVSCTYQVARGMEYLASQKCIHRDLAARNVLVTESNFMKIADFGLARDVHNIDYYKKTTNGRLPVKWMAPEALFDRVYTHQSDVWSFGVLMWEIFTLGGSPYPGIPVEELFKLLKEGHRMDKPGNCTNELYMMMKDCWHAISSQRPTFKQLVEDLDRILTLSTNEEYLDLCAPTEQYSPSFPDTRSSCSSGDDSVFSHDPLPDEPCLPKYQPINGNAKR; encoded by the exons AGGCATCGAACAAATACCAAATTTCTAAGCCCACGGTGTGCTCAGTGCACCCGGGGGAGGTGCTGAAGCTGAGCTGTCCTCTGCCGGCGACTGGGCCGATCACCTGGACCAAAGATGGCAGCTCTTTGGGCACCAACAACCGCACGCTGATAAAACAGGAGGTGCTGCAGATTCGTGATGCCACGCCCAAGGATTCAGGCCTGTATGCCTGCACCAGCCTGGGCAAAGACACAGTCTGCTTCATAGTCAATGTTACAG ATGCCATCTCTTCGGGGGATGATGAGGACGATACAGAGCGATCAGAGGACACTGGGGCAGATGAAATGCAGTCAA GTGCTCCATATTGGACCTCGTCGGCAAAGATGGAGAAGAAGCTGCATGCAGTGCCAGCTGCTAGCACAGTCAAGTTCCGCTGTGCTGCAGGAGGCAACCCCAAGCCCACACTGGACTGGCTTAAAAACGGCAGGCCTTTCCACCAAGGAGACCGCATGGGAGGGTATAAG GTGCGTCCCCAGCACTGGACCCTGATCATGGAGAGTGCAGTGCCGTCGGACAAGGGTAACTACACCTGTTTGGTGAAGAATGACTTTGGATCCATCAACCACACCTACACCCTGGATGTAGTGG aGCGGTCTCCTCACCGGCCTATTCTTCAGGCTGGTCTTCCGGCCAATACCACGGTACATGTTGGTGAGGACGCACGCTTTGTCTGCAAAGTCTACAGCGATGCCCAACCCCACATCCAGTGGCTGAAACACATCATGCAAAATGGCAGTCGGCTTGGCCCTGATGGACACCCCTACGTCAGAGTGTTAAAG CGTTCAGGCATTAACAGCTCTGATGTGGAGATACTCACCCTCACCAACGTGACAGCGGAAGATGCTGGAGAGTATATCTGTAAAGCCTCCAATTATATAGGCGAGGCCAGCCAGTCGGGCTGGCTGACTGTCATCTCAG CCATTGAGAAATCCCCAGACACTCTTTCCCCAGACTATGCGGAGATCGCAATATACTGTGCAGGCGTCTTCATTATCGCCTGCATGGTGGGCATCGTGGTGGTGTGCCGCATGAGGAACACTGCAAAGAAGCCCGACTTTGGTGGCCAGCCAGCAGTCCACAAACTAACCAAACAGATTCCTCTGCGCCGCCAGGTAACA GTGTCGGCAGATTCAAGCTCTTCAATGAACTCTAGCACGCCTCTGGTGCGAATCACAACACGGCGGAGCTCTGCACACGATGAGCCAATCCCTGAGTATGACCTTCCTGAGGATCCTCGGTGGGAGTTTTCCAGAGACAG GTTGACCCTGGGCAAACCTCTAGGTGAAGGCTGCTTCGGCCAAGTTGTAATGGCAGAGGCCCTGGGCATTGATAAGGACAAACCCAAGGAGGCCGTTACAGTTGCAGTCAAGATGCTGAAAG ATGACGCCACTGAGAAAGACCTGTCTGACCTGGTGTCAGAAAtggaaatgatgaagatgatcgGCAAACATAAGAACATCATTAACCTTTTGGGAGCCTGCACACAGGATG GCCCTCTCTATGTAATAGTTGAGTACGCCTCCAAAGGAAACCTAAGGGAGTACCTCAGAGCCCGCCGGCCACCAGGCATGGAATACTCCTACGACATCACCCGTGTTTCCGATGAACAGCTCACTTTCAAAGATCTGGTCTCCTGCACTTATCAGGTGGCGCGAGGCATGGAGTACCTAGCATCACAGAAG TGTATACACAGAGACCTGGCAGCCAGGAATGTTTTGGTCACAGAGAGCAACTTCATGAAGATTGCTGACTTTGGGCTGGCCAGGGACGTCCACAACATCGACTACTATAAAAAGACGACCAAT GGTCGTCTCCCGGTAAAATGGATGGCTCCAGAGGCACTATTTGACCGGGTCTACACACACCAGAGTGATGT ctGGTCATTTGGGGTGCTGATGTGGGAGATCTTCACTCTAGGGGGCTCGCCCTACCCTGGCATTCCAGTTGAAGAGCTCTTCAAGTTGCTAAAAGAGGGCCACCGCATGGATAAGCCTGGCAACTGCACCAACGAGCT ATACATGATGATGAAAGACTGCTGGCATGCCATTTCATCTCAGAGACCCACCTTTAAGCAGCTAGTAGAGGATCTGGATCGAATCCTCACCCTGAGCACCAACGAG GAGTATCTGGACCTGTGTGCCCCCACAGAGCAGTATTCCCCCAGCTTCCCCGACACTCGCAGCTCCTGCTCCTCCGGTGACGACTCTGTGTTTTCCCATGACCCCTTACCAGATGAGCCCTGCCTCCCCAAGTACCAGCCCATCAACGGGAATGCCAAAAGATGA
- the fgfr2 gene encoding fibroblast growth factor receptor 2 isoform X4, translating to MGSVSRGRWRRGVWGAPSPTNGMASWAWLLAAVLLSLLTVSVARPPLTAIKEEEATLEPEEASNKYQISKPTVCSVHPGEVLKLSCPLPATGPITWTKDGSSLGTNNRTLIKQEVLQIRDATPKDSGLYACTSLGKDTVCFIVNVTDAISSGDDEDDTERSEDTGADEMQSSAPYWTSSAKMEKKLHAVPAASTVKFRCAAGGNPKPTLDWLKNGRPFHQGDRMGGYKVRPQHWTLIMESAVPSDKGNYTCLVKNDFGSINHTYTLDVVERSPHRPILQAGLPANTTVHVGEDARFVCKVYSDAQPHIQWLKHIMQNGSRLGPDGHPYVRVLKRSGINSSDVEILTLTNVTAEDAGEYICKASNYIGEASQSGWLTVISAIEKSPDTLSPDYAEIAIYCAGVFIIACMVGIVVVCRMRNTAKKPDFGGQPAVHKLTKQIPLRRQVSADSSSSMNSSTPLVRITTRRSSAHDEPIPEYDLPEDPRWEFSRDRLTLGKPLGEGCFGQVVMAEALGIDKDKPKEAVTVAVKMLKDDATEKDLSDLVSEMEMMKMIGKHKNIINLLGACTQDGPLYVIVEYASKGNLREYLRARRPPGMEYSYDITRVSDEQLTFKDLVSCTYQVARGMEYLASQKCIHRDLAARNVLVTESNFMKIADFGLARDVHNIDYYKKTTNGRLPVKWMAPEALFDRVYTHQSDVWSFGVLMWEIFTLGGSPYPGIPVEELFKLLKEGHRMDKPGNCTNELYMMMKDCWHAISSQRPTFKQLVEDLDRILTLSTNEEYLDLCAPTEQYSPSFPDTRSSCSSGDDSVFSHDPLPDEPCLPKYQPINGNAKR from the exons AGGCATCGAACAAATACCAAATTTCTAAGCCCACGGTGTGCTCAGTGCACCCGGGGGAGGTGCTGAAGCTGAGCTGTCCTCTGCCGGCGACTGGGCCGATCACCTGGACCAAAGATGGCAGCTCTTTGGGCACCAACAACCGCACGCTGATAAAACAGGAGGTGCTGCAGATTCGTGATGCCACGCCCAAGGATTCAGGCCTGTATGCCTGCACCAGCCTGGGCAAAGACACAGTCTGCTTCATAGTCAATGTTACAG ATGCCATCTCTTCGGGGGATGATGAGGACGATACAGAGCGATCAGAGGACACTGGGGCAGATGAAATGCAGTCAA GTGCTCCATATTGGACCTCGTCGGCAAAGATGGAGAAGAAGCTGCATGCAGTGCCAGCTGCTAGCACAGTCAAGTTCCGCTGTGCTGCAGGAGGCAACCCCAAGCCCACACTGGACTGGCTTAAAAACGGCAGGCCTTTCCACCAAGGAGACCGCATGGGAGGGTATAAG GTGCGTCCCCAGCACTGGACCCTGATCATGGAGAGTGCAGTGCCGTCGGACAAGGGTAACTACACCTGTTTGGTGAAGAATGACTTTGGATCCATCAACCACACCTACACCCTGGATGTAGTGG aGCGGTCTCCTCACCGGCCTATTCTTCAGGCTGGTCTTCCGGCCAATACCACGGTACATGTTGGTGAGGACGCACGCTTTGTCTGCAAAGTCTACAGCGATGCCCAACCCCACATCCAGTGGCTGAAACACATCATGCAAAATGGCAGTCGGCTTGGCCCTGATGGACACCCCTACGTCAGAGTGTTAAAG CGTTCAGGCATTAACAGCTCTGATGTGGAGATACTCACCCTCACCAACGTGACAGCGGAAGATGCTGGAGAGTATATCTGTAAAGCCTCCAATTATATAGGCGAGGCCAGCCAGTCGGGCTGGCTGACTGTCATCTCAG CCATTGAGAAATCCCCAGACACTCTTTCCCCAGACTATGCGGAGATCGCAATATACTGTGCAGGCGTCTTCATTATCGCCTGCATGGTGGGCATCGTGGTGGTGTGCCGCATGAGGAACACTGCAAAGAAGCCCGACTTTGGTGGCCAGCCAGCAGTCCACAAACTAACCAAACAGATTCCTCTGCGCCGCCAG GTGTCGGCAGATTCAAGCTCTTCAATGAACTCTAGCACGCCTCTGGTGCGAATCACAACACGGCGGAGCTCTGCACACGATGAGCCAATCCCTGAGTATGACCTTCCTGAGGATCCTCGGTGGGAGTTTTCCAGAGACAG GTTGACCCTGGGCAAACCTCTAGGTGAAGGCTGCTTCGGCCAAGTTGTAATGGCAGAGGCCCTGGGCATTGATAAGGACAAACCCAAGGAGGCCGTTACAGTTGCAGTCAAGATGCTGAAAG ATGACGCCACTGAGAAAGACCTGTCTGACCTGGTGTCAGAAAtggaaatgatgaagatgatcgGCAAACATAAGAACATCATTAACCTTTTGGGAGCCTGCACACAGGATG GCCCTCTCTATGTAATAGTTGAGTACGCCTCCAAAGGAAACCTAAGGGAGTACCTCAGAGCCCGCCGGCCACCAGGCATGGAATACTCCTACGACATCACCCGTGTTTCCGATGAACAGCTCACTTTCAAAGATCTGGTCTCCTGCACTTATCAGGTGGCGCGAGGCATGGAGTACCTAGCATCACAGAAG TGTATACACAGAGACCTGGCAGCCAGGAATGTTTTGGTCACAGAGAGCAACTTCATGAAGATTGCTGACTTTGGGCTGGCCAGGGACGTCCACAACATCGACTACTATAAAAAGACGACCAAT GGTCGTCTCCCGGTAAAATGGATGGCTCCAGAGGCACTATTTGACCGGGTCTACACACACCAGAGTGATGT ctGGTCATTTGGGGTGCTGATGTGGGAGATCTTCACTCTAGGGGGCTCGCCCTACCCTGGCATTCCAGTTGAAGAGCTCTTCAAGTTGCTAAAAGAGGGCCACCGCATGGATAAGCCTGGCAACTGCACCAACGAGCT ATACATGATGATGAAAGACTGCTGGCATGCCATTTCATCTCAGAGACCCACCTTTAAGCAGCTAGTAGAGGATCTGGATCGAATCCTCACCCTGAGCACCAACGAG GAGTATCTGGACCTGTGTGCCCCCACAGAGCAGTATTCCCCCAGCTTCCCCGACACTCGCAGCTCCTGCTCCTCCGGTGACGACTCTGTGTTTTCCCATGACCCCTTACCAGATGAGCCCTGCCTCCCCAAGTACCAGCCCATCAACGGGAATGCCAAAAGATGA
- the fgfr2 gene encoding fibroblast growth factor receptor 2 isoform X6: protein MGSVSRGRWRRGVWGAPSPTNGMASWAWLLAAVLLSLLTVSVARPPLTAIKEEEATLEPEGAPYWTSSAKMEKKLHAVPAASTVKFRCAAGGNPKPTLDWLKNGRPFHQGDRMGGYKVRPQHWTLIMESAVPSDKGNYTCLVKNDFGSINHTYTLDVVERSPHRPILQAGLPANTTVHVGEDARFVCKVYSDAQPHIQWLKHIMQNGSRLGPDGHPYVRVLKTAGVNITDKEIEVLYLSNVTFEDAGEYTCLVGNSIGISYQTATLTVLPAIEKSPDTLSPDYAEIAIYCAGVFIIACMVGIVVVCRMRNTAKKPDFGGQPAVHKLTKQIPLRRQVTVSADSSSSMNSSTPLVRITTRRSSAHDEPIPEYDLPEDPRWEFSRDRLTLGKPLGEGCFGQVVMAEALGIDKDKPKEAVTVAVKMLKDDATEKDLSDLVSEMEMMKMIGKHKNIINLLGACTQDGPLYVIVEYASKGNLREYLRARRPPGMEYSYDITRVSDEQLTFKDLVSCTYQVARGMEYLASQKCIHRDLAARNVLVTESNFMKIADFGLARDVHNIDYYKKTTNGRLPVKWMAPEALFDRVYTHQSDVWSFGVLMWEIFTLGGSPYPGIPVEELFKLLKEGHRMDKPGNCTNELYMMMKDCWHAISSQRPTFKQLVEDLDRILTLSTNEEYLDLCAPTEQYSPSFPDTRSSCSSGDDSVFSHDPLPDEPCLPKYQPINGNAKR, encoded by the exons GTGCTCCATATTGGACCTCGTCGGCAAAGATGGAGAAGAAGCTGCATGCAGTGCCAGCTGCTAGCACAGTCAAGTTCCGCTGTGCTGCAGGAGGCAACCCCAAGCCCACACTGGACTGGCTTAAAAACGGCAGGCCTTTCCACCAAGGAGACCGCATGGGAGGGTATAAG GTGCGTCCCCAGCACTGGACCCTGATCATGGAGAGTGCAGTGCCGTCGGACAAGGGTAACTACACCTGTTTGGTGAAGAATGACTTTGGATCCATCAACCACACCTACACCCTGGATGTAGTGG aGCGGTCTCCTCACCGGCCTATTCTTCAGGCTGGTCTTCCGGCCAATACCACGGTACATGTTGGTGAGGACGCACGCTTTGTCTGCAAAGTCTACAGCGATGCCCAACCCCACATCCAGTGGCTGAAACACATCATGCAAAATGGCAGTCGGCTTGGCCCTGATGGACACCCCTACGTCAGAGTGTTAAAG ACCGCAGGTGTTAACATCACAGATAAGGAGATAGAAGTTCTCTACTTGTCCAATGTAACATTTGAGGATGCTGGGGAGTATACGTGCTTGGTGGGTAATTCTATTGGGATCTCCTATCAAACTGCTACTTTGACGGTGCTACCAG CCATTGAGAAATCCCCAGACACTCTTTCCCCAGACTATGCGGAGATCGCAATATACTGTGCAGGCGTCTTCATTATCGCCTGCATGGTGGGCATCGTGGTGGTGTGCCGCATGAGGAACACTGCAAAGAAGCCCGACTTTGGTGGCCAGCCAGCAGTCCACAAACTAACCAAACAGATTCCTCTGCGCCGCCAGGTAACA GTGTCGGCAGATTCAAGCTCTTCAATGAACTCTAGCACGCCTCTGGTGCGAATCACAACACGGCGGAGCTCTGCACACGATGAGCCAATCCCTGAGTATGACCTTCCTGAGGATCCTCGGTGGGAGTTTTCCAGAGACAG GTTGACCCTGGGCAAACCTCTAGGTGAAGGCTGCTTCGGCCAAGTTGTAATGGCAGAGGCCCTGGGCATTGATAAGGACAAACCCAAGGAGGCCGTTACAGTTGCAGTCAAGATGCTGAAAG ATGACGCCACTGAGAAAGACCTGTCTGACCTGGTGTCAGAAAtggaaatgatgaagatgatcgGCAAACATAAGAACATCATTAACCTTTTGGGAGCCTGCACACAGGATG GCCCTCTCTATGTAATAGTTGAGTACGCCTCCAAAGGAAACCTAAGGGAGTACCTCAGAGCCCGCCGGCCACCAGGCATGGAATACTCCTACGACATCACCCGTGTTTCCGATGAACAGCTCACTTTCAAAGATCTGGTCTCCTGCACTTATCAGGTGGCGCGAGGCATGGAGTACCTAGCATCACAGAAG TGTATACACAGAGACCTGGCAGCCAGGAATGTTTTGGTCACAGAGAGCAACTTCATGAAGATTGCTGACTTTGGGCTGGCCAGGGACGTCCACAACATCGACTACTATAAAAAGACGACCAAT GGTCGTCTCCCGGTAAAATGGATGGCTCCAGAGGCACTATTTGACCGGGTCTACACACACCAGAGTGATGT ctGGTCATTTGGGGTGCTGATGTGGGAGATCTTCACTCTAGGGGGCTCGCCCTACCCTGGCATTCCAGTTGAAGAGCTCTTCAAGTTGCTAAAAGAGGGCCACCGCATGGATAAGCCTGGCAACTGCACCAACGAGCT ATACATGATGATGAAAGACTGCTGGCATGCCATTTCATCTCAGAGACCCACCTTTAAGCAGCTAGTAGAGGATCTGGATCGAATCCTCACCCTGAGCACCAACGAG GAGTATCTGGACCTGTGTGCCCCCACAGAGCAGTATTCCCCCAGCTTCCCCGACACTCGCAGCTCCTGCTCCTCCGGTGACGACTCTGTGTTTTCCCATGACCCCTTACCAGATGAGCCCTGCCTCCCCAAGTACCAGCCCATCAACGGGAATGCCAAAAGATGA
- the fgfr2 gene encoding fibroblast growth factor receptor 2 isoform X5: protein MGSVSRGRWRRGVWGAPSPTNGMASWAWLLAAVLLSLLTVSVARPPLTAIKEEEATLEPEDAISSGDDEDDTERSEDTGADEMQSSAPYWTSSAKMEKKLHAVPAASTVKFRCAAGGNPKPTLDWLKNGRPFHQGDRMGGYKVRPQHWTLIMESAVPSDKGNYTCLVKNDFGSINHTYTLDVVERSPHRPILQAGLPANTTVHVGEDARFVCKVYSDAQPHIQWLKHIMQNGSRLGPDGHPYVRVLKTAGVNITDKEIEVLYLSNVTFEDAGEYTCLVGNSIGISYQTATLTVLPAIEKSPDTLSPDYAEIAIYCAGVFIIACMVGIVVVCRMRNTAKKPDFGGQPAVHKLTKQIPLRRQVTVSADSSSSMNSSTPLVRITTRRSSAHDEPIPEYDLPEDPRWEFSRDRLTLGKPLGEGCFGQVVMAEALGIDKDKPKEAVTVAVKMLKDDATEKDLSDLVSEMEMMKMIGKHKNIINLLGACTQDGPLYVIVEYASKGNLREYLRARRPPGMEYSYDITRVSDEQLTFKDLVSCTYQVARGMEYLASQKCIHRDLAARNVLVTESNFMKIADFGLARDVHNIDYYKKTTNGRLPVKWMAPEALFDRVYTHQSDVWSFGVLMWEIFTLGGSPYPGIPVEELFKLLKEGHRMDKPGNCTNELYMMMKDCWHAISSQRPTFKQLVEDLDRILTLSTNEEYLDLCAPTEQYSPSFPDTRSSCSSGDDSVFSHDPLPDEPCLPKYQPINGNAKR from the exons ATGCCATCTCTTCGGGGGATGATGAGGACGATACAGAGCGATCAGAGGACACTGGGGCAGATGAAATGCAGTCAA GTGCTCCATATTGGACCTCGTCGGCAAAGATGGAGAAGAAGCTGCATGCAGTGCCAGCTGCTAGCACAGTCAAGTTCCGCTGTGCTGCAGGAGGCAACCCCAAGCCCACACTGGACTGGCTTAAAAACGGCAGGCCTTTCCACCAAGGAGACCGCATGGGAGGGTATAAG GTGCGTCCCCAGCACTGGACCCTGATCATGGAGAGTGCAGTGCCGTCGGACAAGGGTAACTACACCTGTTTGGTGAAGAATGACTTTGGATCCATCAACCACACCTACACCCTGGATGTAGTGG aGCGGTCTCCTCACCGGCCTATTCTTCAGGCTGGTCTTCCGGCCAATACCACGGTACATGTTGGTGAGGACGCACGCTTTGTCTGCAAAGTCTACAGCGATGCCCAACCCCACATCCAGTGGCTGAAACACATCATGCAAAATGGCAGTCGGCTTGGCCCTGATGGACACCCCTACGTCAGAGTGTTAAAG ACCGCAGGTGTTAACATCACAGATAAGGAGATAGAAGTTCTCTACTTGTCCAATGTAACATTTGAGGATGCTGGGGAGTATACGTGCTTGGTGGGTAATTCTATTGGGATCTCCTATCAAACTGCTACTTTGACGGTGCTACCAG CCATTGAGAAATCCCCAGACACTCTTTCCCCAGACTATGCGGAGATCGCAATATACTGTGCAGGCGTCTTCATTATCGCCTGCATGGTGGGCATCGTGGTGGTGTGCCGCATGAGGAACACTGCAAAGAAGCCCGACTTTGGTGGCCAGCCAGCAGTCCACAAACTAACCAAACAGATTCCTCTGCGCCGCCAGGTAACA GTGTCGGCAGATTCAAGCTCTTCAATGAACTCTAGCACGCCTCTGGTGCGAATCACAACACGGCGGAGCTCTGCACACGATGAGCCAATCCCTGAGTATGACCTTCCTGAGGATCCTCGGTGGGAGTTTTCCAGAGACAG GTTGACCCTGGGCAAACCTCTAGGTGAAGGCTGCTTCGGCCAAGTTGTAATGGCAGAGGCCCTGGGCATTGATAAGGACAAACCCAAGGAGGCCGTTACAGTTGCAGTCAAGATGCTGAAAG ATGACGCCACTGAGAAAGACCTGTCTGACCTGGTGTCAGAAAtggaaatgatgaagatgatcgGCAAACATAAGAACATCATTAACCTTTTGGGAGCCTGCACACAGGATG GCCCTCTCTATGTAATAGTTGAGTACGCCTCCAAAGGAAACCTAAGGGAGTACCTCAGAGCCCGCCGGCCACCAGGCATGGAATACTCCTACGACATCACCCGTGTTTCCGATGAACAGCTCACTTTCAAAGATCTGGTCTCCTGCACTTATCAGGTGGCGCGAGGCATGGAGTACCTAGCATCACAGAAG TGTATACACAGAGACCTGGCAGCCAGGAATGTTTTGGTCACAGAGAGCAACTTCATGAAGATTGCTGACTTTGGGCTGGCCAGGGACGTCCACAACATCGACTACTATAAAAAGACGACCAAT GGTCGTCTCCCGGTAAAATGGATGGCTCCAGAGGCACTATTTGACCGGGTCTACACACACCAGAGTGATGT ctGGTCATTTGGGGTGCTGATGTGGGAGATCTTCACTCTAGGGGGCTCGCCCTACCCTGGCATTCCAGTTGAAGAGCTCTTCAAGTTGCTAAAAGAGGGCCACCGCATGGATAAGCCTGGCAACTGCACCAACGAGCT ATACATGATGATGAAAGACTGCTGGCATGCCATTTCATCTCAGAGACCCACCTTTAAGCAGCTAGTAGAGGATCTGGATCGAATCCTCACCCTGAGCACCAACGAG GAGTATCTGGACCTGTGTGCCCCCACAGAGCAGTATTCCCCCAGCTTCCCCGACACTCGCAGCTCCTGCTCCTCCGGTGACGACTCTGTGTTTTCCCATGACCCCTTACCAGATGAGCCCTGCCTCCCCAAGTACCAGCCCATCAACGGGAATGCCAAAAGATGA